Below is a window of Sus scrofa isolate TJ Tabasco breed Duroc chromosome 10, Sscrofa11.1, whole genome shotgun sequence DNA.
CAAACGGAAGGGCTGGAGAGCGCCGTGAAACACCCAGGATGGTGTGAAGGGTTCTCAGCCACACAGCAATCAACCACCACCCCCAAGAGCCAACCCCTTAGTGAACACGGAGCTTGCACACTCAGGGCTGATTGGTGCCCACAACCCACAAAGCTCGTGCCACAAGCCAGGCTAGTGGTTCCAAAGTGCCTTATCTCTACAGTCTTACTTGTGCAGGCACCAGATTAAAAATGCGTGCTGTTGACGCAATGCGAGTTCTCCTGAGTTTTGCTAAGAGCTTGTCCATAGCCACTTAGACAACCTCCCAAAGGTACTTCAACAGCCACGTCTGCTGTTTCTCGTCGACCGAGGCCATCCACGGGCACCATGTCCAGTGGGGGACCGCCGTTGTGCTCTGCGCAGCCGTTGACGTGGGCCAGTGGCAGTGCCCCTGGGGGACAGCACAGCTGCTTGGCACAGCCCTTGGAGATGCAGGGCGAGCTGCAGAGCACCTGCAGGTCCTTGTGCTCCAGGGCCTCCTTCAGGTCCACCTTCTCCAACTGGATGGTCACGCTGTGGATTCCCACGTTGTGGAAGATTTCTCGAATCTTTCTAGTGGCATCCTGATCGCCCCTGTCCTGCTGACACTTGATGTGCAGAGTGGCAATGATCTTCCCACTTATAAGTTCCCAGATGTGGACTTCGTGAACACTGCTGATTCCAGGCACCGCAGACAGTTTACTCACTAGAACAGGGAAGAGCAAGCGATACCCAAGGTGAGGGCTTCACCTGAAAcacggagccaccaggggacGGATATGGCCCCTTTAAGCATTCTCACCGGAATGATGCAGTTACTAAGAATAACAGGAAAAAGTAGCTGGACTTATATGGGCACACTGTCCCACAGCCCTCCCCCTGCTCTCTGAATTCCTCTATCAGGCATTGTTAGCCCCTAAAAGGCAATTCCAGCaggttcccttgcggtgcagatTAAGGACAtcgcgttgtcactgctgcggctcgggtCACTTCCATGGTgtgtgttcgatccttggcccaggaacatccataggtcaaaaagcagggaaaaaaaaaaaatgcccagggTTGTTGAGTTTACAAGGGATTGGAAGCTCTGGTGGACTGGATGGAAATAGAAGCTAGGGATGCCTTTTTTCAAGAGGATTTGGCAATATGGATCCAAAACCTTTACTAGCAATTCTAATaattgaaaggaaataaataaccaaatattTATGTACAAGAATGGTTTGGACAATGCttttatattaatgaaaaaaatagaaacaataaggAAATCATTAAATCACTTATGTGAGAGAATATGATATAGCTGTGAAAAAAGTTGCATATTTAAGGATATGAGAAAAGGTAAATAAGGTATTTTGGGGGCAAAAAAGCAAATGGTGAGACTATATATACGGcatgatcttttttcctttttttttttttaacatcaatgtgtatacatgcaaaaaaaaacgTTTTGTTTTATGGAATACCTGATACAAAAACATGACGAGTGGTCATTGCTGGGTGGTAGGATTATGAGAGATTTCTGCATTCTTATTCAGGCTCTTCTCCATTTTCCATACTTTCTAAAATAAGTATGTATTTAGAAAGATGCTATTGAATGGTAATCATGAGCAACGTGTAGCCAGCTAGAGCTTGAATCCCCATTTAGTCATTTACCACGTGCATGACCGTGGGTAATTCGCTCAGtccctctgtgcctcaatttcatCTATAAATTAGGAATGATCAATAGTGATCATGATTATTTTAATCCTATGAGTTAATATAAGGAAAGCACTTGGAACGATATTACCTTGCATGGAataagagccacagcagttactattgttattacaatttaatttttctttctttctttcttttttgctttttagggccacacctgcagcatatgaaagttcccaggctggaggctgaatcagcgctgcagctgccggcctacgccacagccacagcaacaacggatccaagccgcatctgtgacttcaGCTCACacatctcagctcacagcaacacaggatgcttaacccactgagccaggccagggattgaacctgtgtcctcatggatactagtcagatttgtttctgctgagccacgacaggaactccacaatttaattttttcaacatttGCTTTTCACATTGCCTGTGAACAGGCAGCATAAGCCCATATATATCGCTGATTGTGgtgtatatgtttattttgttttttccatagGGAAACTAGTCCCTGGAAGGAAAACAATGCTGTATATCGGAGCCTCCTTCACCTCTGTCCTCCTCTGCCCAGAGCATGGGGCAGAGATGGGCTCTGCAGGACAGTCCCGCAGTAAATCCTGCCTCTGAGGAGAAAGCCTAGTGATGGCCGTGCAAGGCGTTCAGATCCATCAAATCTCATTTCAGCTACTGGTCATGAAATCACGTCTCCCAACTCTCAGCTGCAGAGGGGACCTGGGCTCTAGTTTGTATTTGCCAGCTCACGGGTGAAGCAatgatggagagaaaaagagcCAATCTGCACAGAAACTGTCTTCTTTTAAACACCCCATCTCCATCCAGAAACACGAGGAATAAAGGTGCATGTTGGGTTTCTCGCCAGTATGCGGAGCGCCCCATTTAGACATTTTACAATGTCTCTAAAATTTGTATCCTCAGATACACATAAATTCGAGTTTGACCTGTTGGAGCAAAGCAAACAGATTCCCTCCTGAATGAGGTCATGAATCATCTGAATTTACACATGGTCCATGCAGGTCCCTGGAGGCCTAGCgttcaggatctggtggtgtcactgctgtggctcgggttcgatccctatcctgggaactttcacatgccatgggcgtggccgaAAAACCCAAACATGGTCCACTTTACTGTGTTACTAAGACACACGGTGACTTACGTGCCCAGAAAAGTCAGTTAACTAGAAAGCAGGATCTAGAATACAAATGAGTAACTCGTGTTTTCAAAATAGGGGGAATAAAAATCAAGTTCGGGGCAGAGTGGCCTTATCTGAGCTAAAATAAATCTCTGACGTGAACAGGTAAACAGATGGCTCAGGAATAGGTGGTACCCTGGCACATCGGCAGTCGAGTCGGAGAACCATGGGCTATAAAGGACCTTCCATTCCTGGAGCTGTGAGTCATCTTACTAGGCAACAGAAAGCTGGATGAACATCTCCATTGCCTGGGGCTTAGTGTATCTCAGGACACACACACCCAGCACGGCTCTCAAACAATGCTGGCCCTTTGGCCTGAAGAACATTAAGTGGGCAAGAGTTCCAGGTCAGGGTCGCCTGACTTACTCAGCTCCTCCATGTTGACACCTTTAGGGACCATCTGCAGCAGAATGGCAGCGGTCTCCTTGATGAGCGGGAAGGCGGAGGACAAAATGATGATGACCATGACGACAGTCAGGCTGGGGTCGATGTAGCACTGCCAGTTACACGGGTCCTCCTGTTTCAGGGGAAGCACGTAGAATATGATGGCTGTGATCACCACAACCACTGACCCCAGTGCGTCTCCCATCACGTGCAAAAGCACCCCTGTCGGGAAGAAAGATAGGAAAATGGATAAATCCCAGATCTGGGTTTGGGAGCCACGTGGCACTGGGGGACTTGGGTTCCCAAGTGTTTTAACACCCATCGCTATCCGTTGTCTCTTTGGTTAGAACAGCAGGCTGGATTGGAACGCAAAAGCAATGGCCACTGCTTCTCAGAAAGCAAAACCTCCGTCCATCGTCCCAGGACCCGGAGAACCTGGAACAGCTTGGGAAGGTTCTGCGCTGAGTC
It encodes the following:
- the SLC30A10 gene encoding LOW QUALITY PROTEIN: zinc transporter 10 (The sequence of the model RefSeq protein was modified relative to this genomic sequence to represent the inferred CDS: inserted 1 base in 1 codon) — protein: MGRYSGKTCRLLFMLVLTVAFFVAELVSGYLGNSIALLSDSFNMLSDLISLCVGLSAGYIARRPRGGLGATYGYGRAEVVGALSNAVFLTALCFTIFVEAVLRLARPERIDDPELVLIVGALGLAVNVLGLLIFQDCAAWFAGCGRRRRRPQLQQQQQQQQRPAGGGIPCAFGDPPGAEXPLASRRPAGPGRDSAVTLRAASLDRKVEKGATVFSNVAGDSLNTQNEPEEMMKKEKKSEALNIRGVLLHVMGDALGSVVVVITAIIFYVLPLKQEDPCNWQCYIDPSLTVVMVIIILSSAFPLIKETAAILLQMVPKGVNMEELMSKLSAVPGISSVHEVHIWELISGKIIATLHIKCQQDRGDQDATRKIREIFHNVGIHSVTIQLEKVDLKEALEHKDLQVLCSSPCISKGCAKQLCCPPGALPLAHVNGCAEHNGGPPLDMVPVDGLGRRETADVAVEVPLGGCLSGYGQALSKTQENSHCVNSTHF